The Sandaracinus amylolyticus genomic interval CGCGGAGATCGAGCATCGCCTCTGGCCGGTCTGCTCGCTGAAGGGCACCGAGGAAGGCCTGCGCTCGCCGAAGGCGAGGGCGCGCAAGGCCGAGGCGAAAGCGCGCGAGAAAGCGCGCGATCAGGGCCGCCGGATGCGCGGGAAGTGAGCCTTCACGGCATCGCGAAGACGGCGAGTGATCGCGGCGCGATCGTGAGCGCGATGCGGCCTTCGACCACGCGCGCGGTCGCGCTCTCCGGGCCGTGGACTCGCATCAGAGTGGTGCCGTCGGGGGTCTCGCGATCGCGATCGGCGATGCCGGGGTTCGTGCGATAAGGCACCTGCAGATCGCTGATCGTCGTCGCGCCTCCGTTCACTGCGACGACGACTCGACTCTCTCCCACGCTGCGGAAGAACGCCCACGCGTTCACGCCGCCCGGCGCAGGGCGCCAGAGCTCCGTGTATCCGCCCGCGTGCAGCGCGGGCGTCGATGCGCGCAGTCGCGCGAGCGCGCGCACCTCGTCGTGGATGCGCGCCGCATCGGGCAGCGCGCCGCCGTGCGCGCCCTCGCGATCCTCGGCGCGCCACGCCCACGCCGGCATGTCCCGCCGATTGAGCGGATACGTGCCGCCCATCCCGAGCTCGTCACCCATGTAGAGCTGCGGGATGCCCGGCACCGTGAAGAGCACGCCGAGCGCGAGCCGCAGTCGCGCGCTCTTCTCGGCATCGCTCGCGCTGCTCATCTCCTCGACGAAGCGCGGCACGTCGTGGTTGTCGATCATCGTCGCGCGCAGCCGCGCGCGCTCGGCGCCCCAGCGCGTCACCGCCTCTTGCGCGCGTCCCGCGACCGCTCCGAGCGAGCCGCCGCGCGCGACCGAGTCGATCAGCGCGCGACGCAGCGGGAAGTCGAAGAGCCCGTCGAACCCCGCGTCGAGATAGCGATCGAAGAGCGCATATCCACCCTCGTCGAAGAGCTCGCCGAGCAGGTAGAGCCCCGGACGCTCCTCGCGCACCGCGGGCACCCATCGCTCGCGGAAGTACGACTCCTCCACGTGCTTCACGGTGTCCATGCGGATCCCGTCGAACGCGAAGCGCGACACGAACGACGTGCTCATCGCGTCGAGGTAGTCCGCGACGTCGTCGCGCTCGTGCGCGAAGTCCGGCAGCCCCGAGAGCGCGCAGTAGATCTCGGGATCGCCCAATGTCTCGCAGCCCGCGCCCGGGTGGAACCACTCGGGCCGCTGGCCCACGACGCGCGCCCCGTAGCCCGCGTGGTTGACGACGAGGTCGACGATCAAGCGCATCCCGCGCTCGTGCAGCGCGTCGATCAGCGCGCGCAGCGCGGCCTCACCGCCGAGGCGCGGCTCGATCGCGCCGTCGTCGGGCACACCGAGATCCGCCCAGTAGCCGTGATAGCCGCACTGATCGCCGCGCCGGCCGACCTGTCGCTGCACCGGCGTGATCCACACCGCGGTGACGCCGAGCTCTTCGAGGTAGTCGAGCCGATCGACGATGCCCTGGAGATCGCCGCCGTGGAACAGGATCGGCGCGCTCGGATCGGTGCACGTCGCGTCGCCGTCGTTGGTGCGATCGCCGTTGGAGAAGCGATCGACCATCACGAAGTAGATCACCGCGCGCTCCCACCACGCGCGGTCGAACGTGGTGAACGGATCGCCTCCGTCGACGCGCGGGCCCACGTCGCGCTCCGTCGCGCCGTCGATCGCGATCGACGCGTCGCGACGTCGCGCCCCCGCGTCGATCCCGTCCGCTGGAGGCGCGCCCGGCGCGCTCGTGCACGCCGTCAACGCCAGCATCATCGCGATCCGCGTACGCACGAATTGCCATGATACGCGGGCCGATCACGACGTGCACCAGCCCTGAGTCACTAGACGATTCGGTACTCGCTGGCCCACGCGCTCGCGATGCGCGGCTCGTCGCCTTCGATGAGCCACGGGAACTTGCGCGCATGCGCGCGCGGCACGCGCACCTGCTCGCGCGGCGCGAGCGTGCCGAAGACGACGTCCCACAGCGGCGTGCTGACGCCGTGGTTGCAGTCGGCGCGCTGGAAGTGGTGGTGCAGGTGATGACGTCGCGCCCAGCGCCCGTACGCGCCGATCGGCG includes:
- a CDS encoding alpha-amylase family glycosyl hydrolase → MMLALTACTSAPGAPPADGIDAGARRRDASIAIDGATERDVGPRVDGGDPFTTFDRAWWERAVIYFVMVDRFSNGDRTNDGDATCTDPSAPILFHGGDLQGIVDRLDYLEELGVTAVWITPVQRQVGRRGDQCGYHGYWADLGVPDDGAIEPRLGGEAALRALIDALHERGMRLIVDLVVNHAGYGARVVGQRPEWFHPGAGCETLGDPEIYCALSGLPDFAHERDDVADYLDAMSTSFVSRFAFDGIRMDTVKHVEESYFRERWVPAVREERPGLYLLGELFDEGGYALFDRYLDAGFDGLFDFPLRRALIDSVARGGSLGAVAGRAQEAVTRWGAERARLRATMIDNHDVPRFVEEMSSASDAEKSARLRLALGVLFTVPGIPQLYMGDELGMGGTYPLNRRDMPAWAWRAEDREGAHGGALPDAARIHDEVRALARLRASTPALHAGGYTELWRPAPGGVNAWAFFRSVGESRVVVAVNGGATTISDLQVPYRTNPGIADRDRETPDGTTLMRVHGPESATARVVEGRIALTIAPRSLAVFAMP